The sequence below is a genomic window from Humulus lupulus chromosome 3, drHumLupu1.1, whole genome shotgun sequence.
TCAAGATGGAGCATATATGTCATATATGGACATCTTGGAAATATGAGTCGATAGAACAGGTGAGGTGAGTGGTTTGGTAAAAGCATCGGCTAATTGAAGGTTACTAGAAATAGGAATTAGACGAATGGTGGAGGATTTGATTTTGTCTCTAACAAAATGGCAATCAAGTTCTATGTGTTTGGTCCTTTCGTGGAAAGTGGGGTTATTGGCTATGTGAATTGCTGATTGGTTATCACAGTAAATGAAAGAAGGATGGGGCTGAGGAATTTGAAAATCCTGGACAAGGTATCGATGCCATGTGACTTCACTTGTGGTGGCTGCGAGTGCTCGGTACTCTGCTTCTGCGGAGCTTTTAGATATTGTTGGTTGTTTCTTTGTCCTCCAGGATATGAGACAATCGCCGAGGAATATGCAAAAGCCAGTAGTGGATCGTCTTGTGATTGGGCATGATGCCCAGTCTGAGTCAGAGAATCCACGAAGTTGAAGTGCTGAAGATGAAGTGTACAGGAGTCCTTGGCCCGGGTTACCTTTCAGGTATCGAAGAAGATGATGCACAGCTTGAAGATGAGGTGTTCGAGGGGTAGACATGAATTGGCTGAGGCAATTGACAACAAACGTGATGTCTGGCCGTGACAAAGTGAGGTAGAGGAGGCGACCAATTAATTGTCTGTAATGAGAGGGATTGTCAAGTGCTTGTCCATTGTCATTGTCGAGTTTGAGCTTAGGATCCATGGGAGTCTTGCTCGGTTTGCAGCCTGTGTAACCCGTGTCTTCAAGGAGCTGTAAAGTATACTTTCGCTGTGAAAGAAACAGGTTGGTCTTCGTGCGTGCTATTTCGAATCCCAGAAAGTATTGCAGGTTTCCAAGAGTTTTCAGCTTGAATTTATGATGGAGTGAATCTTGTAGCTGGTGTAAAGCAGTGATGTTGGGCCCTGTGATGActatgtcgtccacgtatacaaGTAGAGCAATGAAAGAGTCTGCGGTGCCTCTTATGAATAAGGTGTAATCAGCCTGTGATTGCTTGAAACCTTCTTGTAGTAAGGCATCCGTGAGCTTCTTGTACCATTGTCTGGACgattgtttaagtccatagatggacttgTGTAGTTTGCAGACTAAATGAGAACCTGCAGTAGAAGATGTAGGCAGAGTTAATCCCTTAGGTAAAGACATGTATACCTCTTCATTGAGGTCACCGTTTAGGAAGGCATTATTAATGTCTAATTGTAGGATATGCCACTGTTTAATAGTAGAAATAGCAAGCAATAATTTGAGTGTGACCATTTTAGCAACAGGGGAAAATGTATCAAAGAAATCCAGCCCTTCTTGTTGCGTGAAACCTTGAGCAACAAGACAGGCCTTGTACCGCTCTATGCTGCCATCACTGTTGTATTTGATTTTATAAATCCATCTGCATCCAATTGTTCTTTTGTTGTGAGGCAGCTCTGTGATAGTCCAAGTTTTGTTAGTGATGAGAGCACTCAATTCTTGTTGCATTGCTTTTACCCAATGGTCATATTGCATAGCTTCTGAGTAGTGTTGTGGTTCGCCGTTGGATGATACTGCAaagatgaaatttttgtaagaaTCTGACAAATGAGAATATGAAACAAATTTTGATAATGGATGAGGAGTTGAGGAGTTGTCTTGTATAATCGAAGAGCATTCAAAATCTCTCAGGTATGCTGGTGGTTTGATAGCTCTGCTGGATCGTCTAAGTATAGGAGGCTCGGGATCATGTTGAAAAGAATCTGGAATGTTTGTGGCTGCTTCAGATTCCAGTTCTAGTTGTGTAACATCAATACCAATATCATGTTCCTGAAAAGAAGTGTGCATAGTAGTACTAGGCAAAGATGGAAATTCACAACAGGTATAATCAGTAATATTAGGATTAGGAAGCACTAGTTTTGAAAAAGGATCAAGATAAGAAGTTTCAGTGTTGAGCTTATGAAAAGGAAAGATATTTTCATAAAATACAACATTTCGAGAAATAAAAATCTGTTTGGTATTAATGTCATAGAGTTTGTAACCTTTAACTCCTTGGGGATATCCTATGAAAACACATGTCCTAGCCCTTGGTGAAAATTTGTTTCGGTGTGCAGATAATGTTGAGGCAAAAGCTAAACACCCAAAACTTCTCAAGTGATCATATAGAGTTGCTTTATGAAATAGcaattcaaaaggagtttttcCTTTCAGCAGAGGTGTAGGAGTTCTGTTAATTAAATATGCAGAAGATAATATACATTCAGACCAGAATTTAATAGGAACTTTAGCTTGAAAATATAGTGCTCGAGCTACATTGAGCAAGTGTTGATGTTTCCTTTCAGCAATAGCATTTTGCTGTGGAGTTTCTACACATGTGAATTCATGTAAAATACCATGTTGAGAGAAAAGTTCTTTAAAAACAAGTTCAGGTGCATTATCTGATCTAAATGTCTTAAAACTACAATGAAATTGAGTTTGAACATAGGATAGAAATTGTGGAACAATGGTTAAAGCATCAGATTTGAACTGCATTAAGTACACCCAAGTAaacctagagtaatcatcaaccAAAGTAAGGAAAAATCTGTGATTTGTGTGTGATGTGACATGGTATGGTCCCCAAACATCACAATGAACAAGCTCAAAAATTTTACTTGTAAATCTGGTTTTATTATTGAAAGCAAGTTTCTTTTGCTTAGCTTTAGGACAGATATAACATGGTTCAGATCTATGCAAAACAGAAGTATTACAAGGCAAAATGTTTTTGAGTAAATCTAATCTTTTATTTGACAGGTGACCAAGGCGAAAATGCCAAGTCTCAGCTGAAACAGAAAGTATAGGAGAATTTGTTGGTGCAGTATCAAGGATGTATAAACCGTTGATATTGTTACCCTTTCCAATTGTCTTCCTGTTGAGTTTGTCCTGTATACAGACAGAACTAGATGTAAAATGCATTACAATATCTGAATGGTTAGTAAGACAACTTACTGAAATGATATTGTATTTGAAATTTGGAGCATACAATACATTAGTAAGCACAAGATTATTCAAACAAACCGATCCACTTTGACACACAAAAACATAATCATTGTTTGGTAGAACTAGTTTGGTAGCTGCTGTATTACACAGAAATTGAAATAGTTTTATATTACCACATATATGTCGTGTAGCCCCGGAATCAATGATCCAAGAATCATTTAAAGGGAGCTGAGTATTATGAGATAAGATAATACCTGAGTTAACCATTGAAGTAGATGGTTCTCCAGCATGCATACCAGTTTGTTGAGTGCCTAGAAGATTCAGCAACTGTTGGTATTGACTGGTTGTCAACTGAGGTAAGATTGTGTGATTATCAGCAGAAGGAATGTTAGCAGAATCATTTGTCTGAATTTGATTGGCAGTGGCTTCAGGAGTCTTGTTTGGCTTGTGATATCCAGGCGGATACCCATGTATTTTGTAACAGCGTTCAATAGTGTGTCCGAGCATGTTACAATGACTGCAGAATGGTCTATTTCTTCTTGGTGGATGACCCTTAGAAGCTTGATTATCAGGTTTAGAACCATTATGTTTGTCTCCTTTAAACGCAAATGCCATGGCCTGGTTAGAATCTGAACCAACAGATGCATTTCCCTTTTGCAGTTCTTCTTGAGTCACAAGATGAAAGACTCTATTCACTTCGGGCAAGGGATCCATAAGCAGAATGCTCCCACGGACTTGTGAATAGGCATCTGAAAGTCCCATCAAAAACGACATGATGTACTCCATGTGATAGTGTTCTTGGAGCTTCTTGACTCCTCCACAAGTACATCCATGACAGCTGCAACTTGGCCTGTAGTTAGTCAATTCTTCCCATATAGTTTTCAGTTTAGTAAAATACATGCTTACTGTTTGATTTTCCTGTTTCAGATTCATCAAATCCTTCCTCAAATTAAAAATGTGAGGACCATTTCTTTGATGAAATCTAACTTGAAGATCAGACCAAATGGCTGCAGCAGATTCATCATACAGTATGCTAGATGATATATCCTTAGAAACAGAATTCAAAATCCAAGATATTACCATGTTATTATTTCTAATCCAAGCAGTATAGAGATTATGATCAGAAATTGAAGGTTTAGGGATAGAACCGTCAATAAATCCAATCTTGTTTTTGACAGAAATCGCAAGAAGCATAGCTCGGCTCCACGATACATAGTTTTCTTGCCCCGTGAGTGGTTGTGAGACGAGCGTGTTGCCTGGATTGTCTCCATGGTGCAAGAAATATGAATTCGCTGGATCTTCAAGGGGATTCTTGACTGCAGTGTAGGGAAGACTTTGAGTTGAAGGCGTTTGAGGATCGCTTTGGTTAGACGGAGAGTGAGGCTGGGGATCCGTTGACATGTTTGCAACTGAAGAAGATCAAAAACAGTTCAGCTACCGGAATGGATCGTCGGAATGAATGGAGGTGGAAAAAAGAATGCACAGCTTCGCTGGAACAAAGAAGAGGAGATGCAACGGAAAAGAAGACGAAGAACGGATCGTCGGAACGAGATGCACAGCTTCACCGGAACAGAGACACGGTTGGCCGGAGTGAGGATCGAATCTGGGAAAGCTTAACCTTCCCGCTCTGGTACCATATTGCGGAATGAGATCAAAGAGAGATGAAAGAAATCTTGATATCGAATTGATTCTAAAACTGAGAAtgaacacatatatatacaagagTCTCTGGAACAGAGTAACTAATTTTGGTTATAGCTGCATAACCAATCTAACTAAACGACAAAAATAACGGTAACAAACTAAAACTAATTAACAGAAATACAACAgaaataaataagataattaaactaatAATGCTAATTCCTAATAGTTATGtattaatgaattaaatttttAAGTACCGTATATATGTACTTAAAACTTTCtatatatgtattaataataacagtagtaatatataatacataatcttaatttttattaaaaaaattatcatttatgtttaaaaatgttatcatattatatattgttgacgcggtttttcgccaacaggtaattaagaaaataagagaaagggatcagtgctgaataatgaaccgaaagagatgaatgatcttaaaatggactgatgacccgaatacgtttttaggtggttcaaaggttaaaatccttctactccaccaaccaatattattgctatatttatggTATTCTTTACAAGGTATTTCGTTATACActcgaatccaaccctttgcaactcccagggtctccatatttataggagagggcacctgggagttggtaaaggggggtcatcccgtgaccttcttacccatcatgtcacttctgtgacattcatgattaattcctaaaacctgacaaatgaattgtggtctaatcaataggtaagggggatgatgggccgcacggcccaacccaatcgtgggtgcctgaacacgcatgttcatgctgcgtgtccgagaattcagggatatatcagacatgtgatgtctgatatatgcacgtttatattccgtggttgactttataaagggtcacaactTCCACCTCCATATCGTGCCTCGAGCTGGAAGCCTTCTTGACCTGCGGTCTTCAtattcctgactcggcccttaaataaacttgataaacctttggttacctcgagctaaagaggtaggacctgacaacaacAACTCCGGCcatgtggtatccacgtggctgatataattatgccatacctcagctcgctaatagcccgtggaaaattagggcgtacatttgccccccaagcctctgctcgtggcacacaacgtcatctggggccacagtgggggcttttaggcttctccatggactctccatattccacctattACGCAGGcaccgaatacgtggagcatcgtggttggtgatggtacgtctttcgagaaccgcattaaatggcctaactcatactcagccgtcgtttctcctttcgagtggagagcctcgtatcccacatcagggcaatccaacggccctcctcacatgtcctttcacgtatataaaaggggtggccaccttacgcatgggccacccgtttatttgaaaattttctaaatttcccatcttcttctctcttctcaccctCAAAAAACCCTCATTCTCCCGGTtaccgttcccagcattccagaagatCAGGTGCAAGGGCTTCTTTGAGGTTTTGGAACCAGTTATTCCgtcgaggccccaacccagatGACCCCTTCATCCCCCCCACAGCAAAACACTTCGTAAGTTTTCTGactgtgcatgctttaaattttcttttcactatagcctaggtaaatagttcctatatctgcatgcaatattctgttggatttttgtgggtatgaagggtgtaggtttttattttagggcatcgattatagaagaaaaccatttaggagcatggctcatagggtgcgctttctggggaaatcttctgggtaggattttttggtatgcttgtttaaaatatccagcattttgggtgcaaaaccgggtagcttaggggacacgcctcacaggcggttttgcacttcttgcctactgaaactttccttccaaggaaaaattttatcctgaccctcctgacacacgaattccaagTAATCGGAGAtccgttgggagcataggcgcgtgttcatagaaccgcgtggtctcactctccacgggctaagattaccttagcccgtgcaaaggaaacacttctcttcagattctttcttatgtttaggtcgccctttctaaaatttcttcttttgttcgctaggcgaccagatgggacccaagaagaacgcccctaaaaagaccgcaggcagctcgtcctcccaacaatccaaaggaaaggaggtggtgacAGACTCCCCGATCCCCGCTTTCGGGCCGACCGTGGAGCGGGAGCTTGAGGTGGCGGCcgatgccttcttcgaggctgagaagatcgtctcgaagatcactgaccaggggaaaatgaataaaatattcctttcccacaacatcgagttggggaggggcgccctgatcgcccgacctcccctagaaggtgagcggagctgcgcaccgctcgacgaggaatatgcggcttggagtgacgagcacttcaaggctggggccttcctcccgctggaccaatacttcaccGACTttctcaactatgtgaagttggctcctttccagctcccccccaacttctaccgtttgttggcggggttgagatatctgttcctgaaacaggagtgagaggtccccactccggcggatatcttatattttttctgcctcaaggccaacccGGAGCAGCGAggacgaggcgacgggttctactacctgacccgctttccaaacacggctgcggtcatcgagctgcccagccaccccaacgacttcaaagaccagttatTTAtttccaaggggtttcgcaactgcgaacttcattacttcaaccgtcctcgtaagtaccttttactcttagctcgtaagttaagtattgattagctcccctttatcagtttctgacttagaataattctgcagccattttcggaAGGACaaacaagtctgtgatcctcgggaggcagtacgagacactggtgggtctgccccccagtgaaaaggactatctccagctcgtgacagacgagacgatgttggcatgcaaactgatctctccaggccagactttggccttgaggagaccccgggggcttcccccagctcgcgagatgagggccatccccgaggaggaggccgcgggggaaggagaggacgaggacgaggaggacgaggtgcccctagTAAGGACGAGGAGGAaacgggcgctggaggtcgcccaaggaacggatgaggagaggatccagtctggagcagccgcaggtccctctgggcaaggtaatccttacatgttcaggggcttagatagggccaccgccgatcctcggttagctaggtttaatcccaaccaaCCCGTCCAACGCCATTGAAATGACCCAGACCTCGACGTAACCCTACTCCAATGTGTCAACCGGCTCGTACTGGATTACGAGAGCAgctgccctaggggtactgtagtcgtagacaacaccttagcctttaggtcggccttctttgaggagtatgggactaatctcCGATCGTGGCCCTCTCTTCAGGAGGGTactgtagctccgggtcttaggcaatatgtagaagagtctagtcccgaaccagattcggacccagaacctgttccagctcgcgaagtcattgtcttagattccctcGCAGAAACTCCAGGGTCGATGgtcatgaccatagattcctcttctagctcggggggtaggatccctttcaatatgtATACTTGAGTTCCGCTTTTTTCCTCTTATTTTTATTGTTCTTAcataaatgcttacttgtatactaatgttgtctttgttttgccagaggagatgtctcagcccggaaacaaagacctgcgagctatgttcaccggagggaactcttatgctggggcctctgggcccaaaatgaagaagctccgggtggcgaagaaagccgctgggacaccatccaagtcccctgcaaaggggaaagaccagaccccaactgcccaggccaaggtacctccacctcctgcagcagtggagaagatgcccccgccccctccacgagctcccacCTTTGTTCGAGATATGGAGGCGGAGCCCGGGATTTTGGCAACCGCAGTTCCCGAGGTGCGcattccggtggacccccaggccttggagagaattcctgacgtctttcgggggacggtgtacaaGACGACGACCTACACCGTCAACCACTACTACACCGCCACCGAAAGAGACCTACGGGCGATcaaaacaaggagcccggagagcgtgatggagtcttcactgggaatggctcaAACGGTAAGCTGGCTTTACATTTTGTACTCTTTGGTTATCATGCATcgcacgttctctctctctcttttttctttctaaggcagttgcctctttattttgtagggtgccttggttcttcaccggagcatatccaggtccaaggctcgACTCGAgaacatgaggggcgagcatcaggctatTTTGGCCGCCCAGAAGACTACCTTGGCCGCCCTGAAGACTTCCCAAAAGCAGGAACAAGAGGCCAAagatgccttggcggccgcgcgggctgagctggacgcgtcccaccccaagctggaagaggccaaggctaacaaggccgccctagccgcaGTAACGGCCGAACTTGAGGAGGCCAGGGCTGCCCGGGCCGCGCTAGAATCTACAAAAATCGAGGCCGAGCaggctaaggccgccttggaGAGGGAGAAGGcggcttccagctccgccatggaagacatgccataccactgctgggtcttcaaccggacgacgacttctccttcctaggAGCGGATGTTTGGGAGCCCCTccgggaggggtttaaagctcgtctttagcaagaggcgccctctgagaccagggagacctccacagcggccgagcaggagggcgagacggcgacctcaacggagcagcctggtggagcctagggcctttctttttctttttcaaacacacatatatatatatatatttgtaacttttgtatgaggtttcctcacctcgagacaattggctttatcaatttTTGCTTTTAACTGGTTTATATCCTTTTGCCTCTATGAACTTCGGTAATAGtcttagtttgtttttctttttgttggtgcTATGATTGATGCTTTTATACTTTTCTAGGAAAAACATGTTAACCAATCTTgacccaacttctaagataagtcctggttgcatccCGGACATtgcattaaaaacttagttcgcgttaacttctcattgatatctcgtgctttttaaggaaaacaacgatcaatcaatttgaattaacttctaagttttatgacctggtttcatccagggcgttaatttgaaaacttagttcgtgttaattcttgactaatatcttgtgctttttaagaaaaacaccgattaatcaatttgaatcaacttctaagttttgagacctggttatgtccaggacgttagtttgaaaacttagttcgtgttaattcttgactaatatcttgtgctttttatgaaaaacaccgattaatcaatttgcatcaacttctaagttttgagccgacctggttatatctaggataggacttagttcacgttaatcctttatcaatatctcgtgttttttaagaaaaacatcgatcaatcgatttgaatcaacttctaagcctttaaggcgacctggttatatccaggcaccacatgccccccaagtaactaggaaaaggtctttcgtggttacttgagaatacatccacaaatatacacaataataaacaaagatttaattctcattgcttaaaaaaaaaagtggcctttaagccttacaagggtgctactgataatatttcttcaaatggatggcgttccaagttcgtgggactgcctctccattgagccgagctaatttgtaagttcctccctttatgacctcggtgatttgataaggcccttcccag
It includes:
- the LOC133821021 gene encoding uncharacterized protein LOC133821021, which gives rise to MDPLPEVNRVFHLVTQEELQKGNASVGSDSNQAMAFAFKGDKHNGSKPDNQASKGHPPRRNRPFCSHCNMLGHTIERCYKIHGYPPGYHKPNKTPEATANQIQTNDSANIPSADNHTILPQLTTSQYQQLLNLLGTQQTGMHAGEPSTSMVNSGQTQQEDNWKG